A single region of the Silene latifolia isolate original U9 population chromosome 8, ASM4854445v1, whole genome shotgun sequence genome encodes:
- the LOC141597320 gene encoding desmethyl-deoxy-podophyllotoxin synthase-like: MSTPFSSWIIPLFIILLPILTKLISKTFLKPFSKQKRPPGPSKLPIIGNLHQLASKTTPPPQRLQELSKIYGPIMHLRIGEVPTIVISSAEVAKDILRTHDTNFANRPQLLAGKVIYYGCSDIGLAPYGEYWRQVRKIATVELFTVKRVQSFRVMREEEVCRFVEGIALESKVGDGCVNLSELVFGLLFNLTSRAAFSKKGIDQAAFRDLITRMSKAFSGFAIEDIFPSMKLLHSIGGMKKMLKEMAQESNRLLDPIVNGHKSNMKTEENLVDVLMKFHQDNVLDSSEFSLSTDNIKAIILEIFGAGSETSSTTIEWAMSELLKNPKAMKKAQEEVRRVYNGYKTIDETKLEELKYLKSVIKESLRLHPPVPLLVPRESIEDCQIQGYDVPSKTRVIMNAYAIGRDPNYWPDPNVYKPERFENSLIDYKGNDFELIPFGAGRRMCPGLTLGVANVELPLAMLLYHFDWKLPNGMKAEDLDMDELFGITMRRKNDLHIIPIPYSSFVM, encoded by the exons atgtcAACCCCATTTTCATCATGGATTATTCCACTTTTCATCATACTACTACCCATACTAACAAAACTAATCTCAAAAACATTTCTCAaaccattttcaaaacaaaaacgCCCTCCTGGACCATCAAAATTACCCATAATAGGCAATTTACACCAACTCGCATCCAAAACAACACCACCACCCCAACGCTTACAAGAACTATCCAAAATTTACGGACCGATAATGCACCTACGTATAGGGGAGGTACCTACAATAGTAATATCCTCGGCCGAGGTGGCCAAGGATATTCTACGTACCCATGACACAAATTTTGCAAATAGGCCACAATTGTTGGCTGGAAAAGTTATATATTATGGTTGTTCCGATATTGGGCTTGCGCCTTATGGCGAGTATTGGAGACAAGTTAGGAAAATTGCTACGGTTGAGTTGTTTACGGTTAAAAGGGTGCAATCGTTTCGAGTTATGAGGGAAGAGGAAGTGTGTAGGTTTGTTGAGGGTATTGCTTTGGAGAGTAAGGTTGGTGATGGTTGTGTTAATCTTAGCGAACTGGTTTTTGGGCTCCTTTTCAATCTCACATCCAG AGCCGCGTTCAGCAAAAAGGGGATAGATCAAGCAGCATTTAGAGACTTGATAACCAGAATGTCAAAGGCATTTTCAGGGTTTGCAATAGAGGACATTTTCCCATCTATGAAATTGTTACATTCAATAGGTGGTATGAAGAAAATGCTCAAGGAAATGGCCCAAGAATCGAACCGGTTACTTGATCCAATTGTTAATGGACATAAATCTAACATGAAAACAGAGGAAAATTTGGTTGATGTTCTTATGAAGTTTCACCAAGATAATGTACTTGATTCCTCAGAATTCTCCTTGTCGACGGACAACATCAAAGCCATCATATTG GAAATATTTGGTGCTGGAAGTGAGACATCCTCAACGACAATAGAATGGGCAATGTCAGAGTTGCTAAAGAACCCGAAAGCTATGAAAAAGGCACAAGAGGAGGTTAGACGAGTATACAACGGGTATAAAACAATTGATGAAACAAAGCTAGAAGAGCTAAAGTACTTAAAGTCGGTCATCAAAGAAAGTCTTAGACTACACCCTCCTGTACCCCTTTTAGTCCCTAGAGAATCCATTGAAGATTGCCAAATCCAGGGTTACGACGTACCTTCAAAAACCCGAGTTATAATGAACGCTTATGCCATCGGCCGAGATCCTAATTATTGGCCGGACCCTAATGTTTATAAGCCCGAGAGATTTGAAAACTCGTTAATAGACTATAAAGGGAACGACTTTGAGCTAATTCCATTTGGTGCTGGTAGGAGAATGTGTCCGGGTTTGACACTAGGCGTGGCTAACGTCGAGCTCCCTTTAGCTATGTTGCTCTACCATTTCGATTGGAAGTTGCCAAATGGAATGAAGGCAGAAGATCTAGACATGGACGAATTATTTGGAATTACAATGAGGAGGAAAAATGACTTGCATATCATTCCTATACCTTATTCATCTTTTGTTATGTAG